In a single window of the Notamacropus eugenii isolate mMacEug1 chromosome 4, mMacEug1.pri_v2, whole genome shotgun sequence genome:
- the SLC39A4 gene encoding zinc transporter ZIP4 isoform X1 produces MRSVVCLWLGVWLGIALGTTPRPASLLNVLTSNQSSLDQAALGSLLNTLAARVQCLDEPCGKCMTVENALALAGQGGILSSQNVTQFCAGIALYLRDPESTCAAIQAGSWGSQAESFLASLASAGVHYPNILNQLLQQIQRHYQGEPGQSCVDIHQILEEAAGAQGTESQGPSQALAALLDHAIAGSCFHVLPSPQYFIDFVFRLHSNESRNLTLSELQALMSQLQVGTEAEVHPHDSDEEHQHYHTQYSLEGRASHQLRTPQQAQVEDSDSVWDTVCLSASDVLEVYGLSEEEGVSPDAWAQLSPALLQQQLSGACVSVHSITHGDLTVTEKYLYSSLATLIICLASLFGLVIVFCASCKVISHYVIQTFLGMAVGSLTGDAVLHLIPQVLGQHSHGEESEHGSPELVWRLLGVLGGFYAFFLLENFFNILMSRNSEGKEDNSTCNHSHGMSLQMVTDELSHQKHQQQPEGSRTDLVSDGNLELSGQDHKRLDRELRLLPYMITLGDALHNFADGLTVGAAFTASWKTGLATSLAVLCHELPHELGDFGALLHAGLSVTRALLLNLVSSLTAFAGLYVALGIGSSKESEIWILAVAIGLFLYVALCDMLPSMMNVRDERPWLLFFLHNLGLLSGWVILLVLSLYEENITF; encoded by the exons ATGCGGAGTGTGGTCTGTCTCTGGCTGGGGGTATGGCTGGGGATAGCCCTGGGGACTACCCCAAGACCTGCCAGTCTACTAAACGTGCTCACCTCCAACCAAAGTTCTTTGGACCAGGCTGCCCTGGGCTCCCTGTTAAATACACTGGCGGCCCGTGTGCAATGCCTAGATGAGCCGTGTGGAAAG TGCATGACAGTGGAGAATGCCCTGGCCCTGGCTGGGCAGGGTGGGATTCTGAGTTCCCAGAATGTGACCCAGTTCTGTGCAGGAATCGCTCTCTACCTCCGGGATCCAGAGAGCACTTGTGCTGCTATCCAGGCTGGCAGCTGGGGCTCACAGGCAGAgagcttcctggcttccttggccTCTGCTGGGGTCCATTACCCCAACATCCTGAACCAACTTCTTCAGCAGATCCAAAGGCACTACCAAGGAGAGCCAGGCCAG AGTTGTGTGGACATACACCAGATTTTGGAGGAAGCAGCAGGAGCCCAGGGAACTGAGAGCCAAGGTCCAAGCCAGGCTCTGGCTGCCCTCCTGGACCATGCCATAGCTGGGTCCTGCTTCCATGTCCTGCCCAGTCCCCAGTACTTCATTGATTTCGTCTTCCGACTTCATAGCAATGAGTCACGGAACCTCACTCTCTCTG AGTTGCAGGCTCTGATGAGCCAGCTGCAAGTGGGGACAGAGGCTGAGGTCCATCCCCATGACAGTGATGAAGAACACCAGCACTATCACACACAGTACAGCCTGGAAGGGAGGGCAAGCCACCAGCTGAGGACTCCTCAACAGGCCCAAGTGGAGGACTCTGACAGCGTATGGGACACA GTATGCCTGAGTGCCTCTGATGTCCTGGAGGTGTATGGGCTGTCAGAAGAGGAAGGGGTATCCCCAGATGCCTGGGCCCAGCTCAGCCCAGCCCTACTCCAGCAGCAGCTCAGTGGGGCCTGTGTGTCTGTCCATTCCATCACCCACGGGGACCTCACTGTCACTGAAA AATACCTGTATAGCTCCCTAGCCACACTGATCATCTGCCTCGCCTCCCTCTTTGGCCTGGTGATTGTGTTCTGTGCCTCCTGCAAAGTCATCTCCCATTATGTCATCCAGACCTTCCTGGGCATGGCTGTGGGCTCCCTCACTGGGGATGCTGTACTTCATCTCATCCCTCAG GTGCTGGGCCAACATTCTCACGGGGAGGAGAGTGAACATGGGAGTCCTGAGCTGGTGTGGAGGCTCTTGGGCGTTTTGGGTGGCTTCTATGCCTTCTTTCTCCTTGAGAACTTCTTCAACATCCTGATGTCCCGGAATTCAGAG GGAAAAGAGGACAATAGCACCTGCAACCACAGCCATGGAATGTCCCTGCAGATGGTGACAGATGAACTGTCACACCAGAAGCATCAGCAGCAGCCGGAAGGCTCGAGGACAGACCTG gTGTCAGATGGGAACCTAGAACTTTCTGGTCAGGATCACAAAAGACTGGACCGAG agctgcGGCTCCTCCCCTACATGATCACCCTTGGAGATGCCCTTCACAATTTTGCGGATGGCTTGACAGTGGGTGCTGCCTTTACTGCTTCATGGAAGACGGGTCTGGCTACCTCCCTGGCTGTTCTGTGCCATGAGTTGCCCCATGAACTTG ggGACTTTGGTGCCTTGCTCCATGCAGGGCTGTCAGTGACTCGTGCCCTGCTGCTGAACTTGGTCTCAAGCTTGACAGCCTTTGCTGGGCTCTATGTGGCTCTGGGGATTGGGTCCAGCAAGGAAAGTGAGATCTGGATCCTTGCAGTTGCCATAGGGCTCTTCCTCTATGTGGCACTCTGTGACATG CTGCCATCAATGATGAACGTGAGGGATGAGAGGCCCTGGCTGCTTTTCTTCCTGCACAATCTAGGCCTCCTCAGTGGCTGGGTCATCCTGCTGGTGCTCTCCTTGTATGAGGAGAACATCACCTTCTGA
- the SLC39A4 gene encoding zinc transporter ZIP4 isoform X2: MRSVVCLWLGVWLGIALGTTPRPASLLNVLTSNQSSLDQAALGSLLNTLAARVQCLDEPCGKCMTVENALALAGQGGILSSQNVTQFCAGIALYLRDPESTCAAIQAGSWGSQAESFLASLASAGVHYPNILNQLLQQIQRHYQGEPGQSCVDIHQILEEAAGAQGTESQGPSQALAALLDHAIAGSCFHVLPSPQYFIDFVFRLHSNESRNLTLSELQALMSQLQVGTEAEVHPHDSDEEHQHYHTQYSLEGRASHQLRTPQQAQVEDSDSVWDTVCLSASDVLEVYGLSEEEGVSPDAWAQLSPALLQQQLSGACVSVHSITHGDLTVTEKYLYSSLATLIICLASLFGLVIVFCASCKVISHYVIQTFLGMAVGSLTGDAVLHLIPQVLGQHSHGEESEHGSPELVWRLLGVLGGFYAFFLLENFFNILMSRNSEGKEDNSTCNHSHGMSLQMVTDELSHQKHQQQPEGSRTDLVSDGNLELSGQDHKRLDRELRLLPYMITLGDALHNFADGLTVGAAFTASWKTGLATSLAVLCHELPHELAAINDEREG; this comes from the exons ATGCGGAGTGTGGTCTGTCTCTGGCTGGGGGTATGGCTGGGGATAGCCCTGGGGACTACCCCAAGACCTGCCAGTCTACTAAACGTGCTCACCTCCAACCAAAGTTCTTTGGACCAGGCTGCCCTGGGCTCCCTGTTAAATACACTGGCGGCCCGTGTGCAATGCCTAGATGAGCCGTGTGGAAAG TGCATGACAGTGGAGAATGCCCTGGCCCTGGCTGGGCAGGGTGGGATTCTGAGTTCCCAGAATGTGACCCAGTTCTGTGCAGGAATCGCTCTCTACCTCCGGGATCCAGAGAGCACTTGTGCTGCTATCCAGGCTGGCAGCTGGGGCTCACAGGCAGAgagcttcctggcttccttggccTCTGCTGGGGTCCATTACCCCAACATCCTGAACCAACTTCTTCAGCAGATCCAAAGGCACTACCAAGGAGAGCCAGGCCAG AGTTGTGTGGACATACACCAGATTTTGGAGGAAGCAGCAGGAGCCCAGGGAACTGAGAGCCAAGGTCCAAGCCAGGCTCTGGCTGCCCTCCTGGACCATGCCATAGCTGGGTCCTGCTTCCATGTCCTGCCCAGTCCCCAGTACTTCATTGATTTCGTCTTCCGACTTCATAGCAATGAGTCACGGAACCTCACTCTCTCTG AGTTGCAGGCTCTGATGAGCCAGCTGCAAGTGGGGACAGAGGCTGAGGTCCATCCCCATGACAGTGATGAAGAACACCAGCACTATCACACACAGTACAGCCTGGAAGGGAGGGCAAGCCACCAGCTGAGGACTCCTCAACAGGCCCAAGTGGAGGACTCTGACAGCGTATGGGACACA GTATGCCTGAGTGCCTCTGATGTCCTGGAGGTGTATGGGCTGTCAGAAGAGGAAGGGGTATCCCCAGATGCCTGGGCCCAGCTCAGCCCAGCCCTACTCCAGCAGCAGCTCAGTGGGGCCTGTGTGTCTGTCCATTCCATCACCCACGGGGACCTCACTGTCACTGAAA AATACCTGTATAGCTCCCTAGCCACACTGATCATCTGCCTCGCCTCCCTCTTTGGCCTGGTGATTGTGTTCTGTGCCTCCTGCAAAGTCATCTCCCATTATGTCATCCAGACCTTCCTGGGCATGGCTGTGGGCTCCCTCACTGGGGATGCTGTACTTCATCTCATCCCTCAG GTGCTGGGCCAACATTCTCACGGGGAGGAGAGTGAACATGGGAGTCCTGAGCTGGTGTGGAGGCTCTTGGGCGTTTTGGGTGGCTTCTATGCCTTCTTTCTCCTTGAGAACTTCTTCAACATCCTGATGTCCCGGAATTCAGAG GGAAAAGAGGACAATAGCACCTGCAACCACAGCCATGGAATGTCCCTGCAGATGGTGACAGATGAACTGTCACACCAGAAGCATCAGCAGCAGCCGGAAGGCTCGAGGACAGACCTG gTGTCAGATGGGAACCTAGAACTTTCTGGTCAGGATCACAAAAGACTGGACCGAG agctgcGGCTCCTCCCCTACATGATCACCCTTGGAGATGCCCTTCACAATTTTGCGGATGGCTTGACAGTGGGTGCTGCCTTTACTGCTTCATGGAAGACGGGTCTGGCTACCTCCCTGGCTGTTCTGTGCCATGAGTTGCCCCATGAACTTG CTGCCATCAATGATGAACGTGAGGGATGA
- the VPS28 gene encoding vacuolar protein sorting-associated protein 28 homolog isoform X2, with product MFHGIPATPGIGAPGNKPELYEEVKLYKNAREREKYDNMAELFAVVKTMQALEKAYIKDCVTPNEYTAACSRLLVQYKAAFKQVQGSEISSIDEFCRKFRLDCPLAMERIKEDRPITIKDDKGNLNRCIADIVSLFITVMDKLRLEIRAMDEIQPDLRELMETMNRMSHLPPDFEGRQKVSQWLQTLSGMSAADELDDSQVRQMLFDLESAYNAFNRFLHA from the exons ATGTTTCACGGGATCCCAGCCACCCCCGGGATAGGAG CCCCAGGGAATAAGCCCGAGCTGTACGAG GAGGTAAAGCTGTACAAGAATGCCCGGGAAAGAGAGAA GTATGACAACATGGCAGAGTTGTTTGCTGTGGTGAAGACGATGCAAGCCCTGGAGAAGGCATACATCAAGGACTGTGTCACCCCTAATGA GTACACAGCAGCTTGTTCCCGACTCCTGGTCCAATACAAAGCCGCCTTCAAGCAAGTGCAAGGCTCAGAAATCAGTTCCATTGATGAGTTCTGCCGAAAGTTCCGA CTTGATTGCCCACTAGCGATGGAGAGGATCAAGGAGGACCGACCAATCACCATCAAGGACGACAAGGGCAACCTCAACCGATGCATTGCTGACATTGTCTCG CTTTTCATCACTGTGATGGATAAACTCCGTCTGGAAATCCGTGCCATGGATGAG ATCCAGCCTGATCTTCGAGAATTAATGGAGACCATGAATCGCATGAGCCATTTGCCTCCTGACTTTGAGGGTCGACAGAAAGTCAGCCAGTG GCTACAGACCTTGAGTGGCATGTCAGCTGCGGATGAGCTGGATGATTCTCAGGTCCGGCAGATGCTGTTTGATCTGGAGTCTGCATACAATGCCTTCAACCGCTTTCTGCACGCCTAA
- the VPS28 gene encoding vacuolar protein sorting-associated protein 28 homolog isoform X1, which yields MKEGGEGEGPGLCPAAVPCVGPLRGSYWGSCPAGWQAGDHGGPGLARRLGPPVVTAGLRSLSWVALRCRENPPSPDPALASLILRACRERLGHRGLQHRRRYDNMAELFAVVKTMQALEKAYIKDCVTPNEYTAACSRLLVQYKAAFKQVQGSEISSIDEFCRKFRLDCPLAMERIKEDRPITIKDDKGNLNRCIADIVSLFITVMDKLRLEIRAMDEIQPDLRELMETMNRMSHLPPDFEGRQKVSQWLQTLSGMSAADELDDSQVRQMLFDLESAYNAFNRFLHA from the exons ATGaaggagggtggggaaggggagggccCCGGCCTCTGCCCTGCAGCCGTCCCTTGTGTTGGTCCCCTCCGGGGCAGTTACTGGGGGTCATGTCCTGCGGGGTGGCAGGCTGGAGACCATGGTGGACCAGGGCTGGCTAGGCGCTTGGGGCCCCCGGTTGTAACTGCTGGGCTCCGTTCCTTGAGTTGGGTAGCATTGAGGTGTCGAGAAAATCCCCCGTCCCCCGACCCTGCCCTTGCCTCCTTAATTCTCCGTGCTTGCCGTGAGCGTCTCGGACATAGAGGGCTACAGCACCGCAGAAG GTATGACAACATGGCAGAGTTGTTTGCTGTGGTGAAGACGATGCAAGCCCTGGAGAAGGCATACATCAAGGACTGTGTCACCCCTAATGA GTACACAGCAGCTTGTTCCCGACTCCTGGTCCAATACAAAGCCGCCTTCAAGCAAGTGCAAGGCTCAGAAATCAGTTCCATTGATGAGTTCTGCCGAAAGTTCCGA CTTGATTGCCCACTAGCGATGGAGAGGATCAAGGAGGACCGACCAATCACCATCAAGGACGACAAGGGCAACCTCAACCGATGCATTGCTGACATTGTCTCG CTTTTCATCACTGTGATGGATAAACTCCGTCTGGAAATCCGTGCCATGGATGAG ATCCAGCCTGATCTTCGAGAATTAATGGAGACCATGAATCGCATGAGCCATTTGCCTCCTGACTTTGAGGGTCGACAGAAAGTCAGCCAGTG GCTACAGACCTTGAGTGGCATGTCAGCTGCGGATGAGCTGGATGATTCTCAGGTCCGGCAGATGCTGTTTGATCTGGAGTCTGCATACAATGCCTTCAACCGCTTTCTGCACGCCTAA